GACATCTGGGAAAAGGAGCTCGCGAAAGTTTCTGGCAAGTCCAAGACCGCGGAAGCGATCCGCTATGCAATGACCCGCCGACAATCTCTGGAACGCTTTCTCGGTGACGGCCGCATCGAGATTGACTCCAATATCGTCGAGCGCGCAATCCGTCCCCAAACGATCACACGGAAGAATAGTCTATTTGCCGGAAGCGAAGGCGGTGGCAACACATGGGCCACGATCGCCACGCTTTTGCAGACAGCTAAAATGAACAACGTCGATCCGCTCGCCTGGCTGACACAGACCTTAGTTCGCATGGCCAACGGATGGCCCGCGCAGGATATCGACGCTCTGATGCCGTGGAACTTCGAGTCGAGCGTGGTCGGCTAACCGCTTACGATACAGGTGATGTTGCCATCAGTCTTCAACCCGGCCCGGACCTTAAACCCGGAGATGTCTTCACCATCTCCGTCACAAGCAACCATGATGGCCAGCTCGTGCTTCTGGATGTCGACGCCAAGGGAATGGCGACGCAGATTTTCCCGAACACGCTGGCAAAGAAGATCACGTCACTGACTGCCGGGCAGCCGCTCACCCTTCCGGACCCCTATTACGGCTTCGATTTCGAGGCAGAAGGTGAGGGCGAAAACATGCTCGTCGCTCTCGTTGTCGAAGACGATGTCGATCTGACGCCGGTTGTGCCGAAGGAGCAGGGGCTTTCGCACAAGATCGATGCGCGCGAGGCGCTGAGCGACATCGTTGCGCGGTTGAGAAAAGTCTGGACAGGTGATGCTGAAAACCGCGGTACGGCTTGGTACGCGGGCACATTGAAATACCGCATCGATTGATGCGCCTTCCCGCCTCGCCCAAAAAACAGGCCCCGCGGGATGGCGAGGCCTGTAAAGTCGATAAATCTTTCAGATAGAGCTTAATGCAGAATCTGGCTAAGGAACAGCCGGGTGCGCTCGTGCTGGGGATTGTCGAAGAATTCGGCGGGCGAGTTCTGCTCGACGATCTGGCCCTGGTCCATGAAGATCACGCGGTTGGCGACCTGACGGGCAAAGCCCATTTCGTGGGTGACGCAGAGCATGGTCATGCCTTCTTCGGCAAGCGAGACCATGGTGTCGAGCACTTCCTTGACCATTTCAGGATCGAGCGCCGAGGTCGGCTCATCGAACAGCATGATCTTCGGCTTCATGCACAGCGAGCGGGCGATCGCCACCCGCTGCTGCTGGCCGCCGGAGAGCTGGCCCGGATACTTGTGTGCCTGTTCGGGAATCTTGACACGCTTCAGGTAGTGCATCGCCACTTCCTCGGCGTCCTTCTTCGGCATCTTGCGTACCCAGATCGGAGCGAGCGTGCAATTTTCCAGGATCGTCAGGTGAGGAAAGAGGTTGAAGTGCTGGAACACCATACCGACTTCGCGGCGCACTTCGTCGATCTTCTTCAGGTCGTTGGTAAGCTCGATGCCGTCAACGAGGATCTGACCCTTCTGATGTTCTTCCAGCCGGTTGATGCAGCGGATCATCGTCGACTTGCCGGAGCCTGACGGACCGGCAATGACGATACGCTCGCCCTTCATGACCTTGAGATTGATATCCCGAAGAACGTGGAAATCGCCATACCACTTGTTCATGTTGGTGATTTCGACGGCAACATCCGTCGCCGAGACCTGCAGTTTTGGTTTTACGGCTTCGTTTGCCATTGTATTCCCCTTTTATCGTTTGTGGCCCTTGTCGAGCATACGTTCCATGAAACCGGAATAGCGCGACATGCCGAAGCAGAAAAGCCAGAAAATGAACCCGGCAAAAACAAGCCCCGTCAGAGGCGTGACCGGAGAAGCCCAGTTTGCGTCCGAAAAGTTGAGACGGACAATACCGAGAAGGTCGAACATCGAGATGATCGACACGAGGGACGTGTCCTTGAACATGCCGATGAACGTGTTGACGATACCCGGAATGACCAGCTTCAGCGCCTGCGGCAGGATGATCAGGCGCATCTTCTGCCAGTAGCTGAGACCAAGAGAATCGGCACCTTCGGACTGTCCTTTCGGGATCGCCTGCAGGCCGCCACGGATCACCTCTGCCATATAAGCGGCCGCGAAGAGCGACACGCCGATCAAGGCGCGCAAAAACTTGTCGAACGGCGTTCCGGGCGGCATGAACAGCGGCAGCATGACGCTTGCCATGAACAGAACCGTGATCAGAGGAATACCGCGCACGATCTCGATGAAGACCGTGGACAAAAGCTTGATCACCGGCATTTTCGATCGCCTCCCAAGCGCCAGGATGATCCCAAGCGGTAGGGAGACGACGATGCCGACGAAGGACAGGATCAGGGTGACCATCAAGCCGCCCCAGAGCGCCGTTTCGACATGCTCAAGGCCAAAGAAGCCACCGACGAGCAGGAAGAACGATACGAACGGCAGCACGGCAAAGAGCAGGATCGCGTTGAGGTTCTTGTAAGGGGCCTTCGGGATGAGCATCGGGACGAGCAAAGCCACGAAGAGAATGGCGACCAGCATTGGGCGCCAGCGCTCTGCGACCGGGTAGCGGCCAAAGGCAAACTGGTCGAGTTTGGCGCCGACGAAGGCCCAGCAGGCGCCGCTCCAGCCTTCTGGCTGTGTACCGCCCTGGGCGACCGTGGCGCACACCCCACGCCCGCCGCCTGTCCAGGCGGCGTCGATGAAGAGCCAGTTGATCACCGGCGGCAGGAACCAGCCGATGAGAAGCAAGCCGATCAAGGTCAGGATGGTGTCCTTGGGGGTCGCGAAGAGGTTTTTCCGCAGCCAGAAGAATACACCCGATTCATTGATAGGAGGTGTGGATGGGCCGATGATTTCGCCTCGGACGAAGCTGTGTTGTGACATCTCTTAGCGCTCCACCAATGCCATTCTGGCGTTGAACCAGTTCATGAAGACCGACGTGATCAGGCTCAGCGACAGATAGACAACCAGCCAGATGCTCACGATCTCGACAGACTGACCAGTCTGGTTGAGGATGGTGCCTCCCACGGCCACCAGGTCGGCGTAACCGATCGCGATGGCGAGCGAGGAGTTCTTCGTCAGGTTCAGATACTGGCTGGTCAGAGGTGGAATGATGATCCGCATGGCCTGCGGCACGACGACGAGCCGGGTGGCGAGGCCAGAACGGATACCGAGGGCCTCGGCCGCTTCTGTCTGCCCCTTGCTGACGCCGCGGATACCCGCCCGGACGATTTCAGCGATGAAGGCTGCGGTGTAGAACGAGAGCGCGAGGAACAGCGACAGGAACTCCGGTCCCATGACGCTGCCGCCGGTCAGGTTGAATTTTCCGGCAACAGGAACGTCGAAGGAAATTGGCATGCCTGTCAACAGATAGACCAGCAGCGGCAGCCCGATGATCAGGCCGAGATTGGCCCAAAGAACCGGAAAACGCTGGCCGGTTGCCATCTGCCTGCGGTTCGCCGCGCGCGCTACGAAGATCGCGGCGATAATACCGATGACCAGAGCATAGAATATGAACTGGGCGCCATCCGCGAATACCGGCTTCGGGAAGGCCAGTCCGCGGTTGTTGATGAACATGCTGAACGGCAGGACCAGAGATTCACGCGGCTGCGGCAGAACCGCCAGAACGCCGCTGTACCAGAAGAAGATGACGAGCAGGGGCGGAATGTTGCGAAACACTTCCACATAGATCATCGATAGTTTGGCGATCAGCCAGTTATGGGAAAGACGGCCGATACCGACAATGAAGCCGATGATGGTCGCTGTGACAATGCCTGTGATCGCCACCAGCAGCGTGTTGAGGAAGCCGACGTAAAGCGCGCGGCCATAGGTCGAGTCGCTGCTGAACGGAACAAGGGATTGTCCGAGATCAAAGCCTGCACGTCCGTTGAGAAAGCCGTAACCCGAGGCGATGTTTGCGCGCTTCAGGTTCTCGATGGTGTTGGCGCTCACCCAATAGATAAACAAGATCAGGAGCGCCATGGTCAGGATCTGGTAGGCGATACCCCTGACGTTTGGATCGTTCAAAATAGAGCCTGTCGACCGGCTTTTGCCGGACGGATTCATGGCGTCGACTGTCATTCAGAGCCTCATTTCCCCGAGCCGCCCTTTTGGACGATCATTCTTATTGGGAGAGAAAAGCGGCCGAAGCCGCTTTTCAAGTCTTGTCTTGCTGGGATCAGCGAACCGGAGGTGCGTACTGGATGCCGCCCTTGCTCCAAAGAGCATTGAGGCCGCGCTCGATCTTCAGCGGGCTACCAGCGCCGATGTTGCGGTCGAAGACCTCGCCGTAGTTACCGACGGCAGTGATGATCTTTGCAGCCCAGTCGTTTTCGAGGCCGAGATCGGTTCCGATCTTGGTGTCGGCTTCAACACCGAGGAAGCGCTGAACATCCGGGTTCGGAGACTTCTTCATCTCTTCGACGTTGGCCTGGGTAATGCCGAAGTCTTCAGCATTGATCAGGGCGTAGTGAACCCAGCTGACGATATCGAACCACTGGTCGTCGCCCTGGCGAACGGCCGGGCCGAGCGGTTCCTTGGAGATGATTTCCGGCAGGATGACGTGATCATCCGGAGCCGAAAGGGTGAGACGCAGCGAGTACAGGCCCGACTGGTCGGTGGTGTAGACGTCGCAACGACCAGCGTCGTAGGCGGCGTTCACTTCTTCGAGCTTTTCGAAGACGACCGGGTTGTACTGCATGTTGTTGGCTTTGAAGTAGTCGGCGAGGTTAAGCTCGGTCGTGGTGCCGGTCTGTACGCAGACGGCAGCGCCGGACAGTTCAAGGGCCGACTTCACATTCAGGCTCTTGCGAACCATGAAGCCCTGGCCGTCATAGTAGTTGACGGGGCGGAAGTTGAAGCCGAGTGCGGTGTCGCGGTTGATTGTCCAGGTCGTGTTACGGGCCAGGACATCGACTTCTCCGGACTGCAGCGCAGGGAAGCGATCCTTGGCGGAGGTCGGCGTGTACTTGACCTTGGTGGCGTCACCGAAGATGGCGGCTGCGATAGCCTTGCAGTAATCGACGTCGAAGCCGCTCCAGTTACCGGAAGCATCCGGGGAGGCGAAGCCTGCCAGACCGGTGTTGACGCCGCATTGAACGAAACCCTTGGCTTTAACGTCGTCCAGCGTCGAAGCGGACGCACCGTGAGTGCCAATCCCCATAACGGCAGCGCCGATAAGCGCCGTCAGGATTTTTTTTCCCATTTTTTATAACCTTTTTAAGTTGTCGTTCTCCGTCCTGCGCCGTCTGAGCCGAAGAAGACGGCCGCAGCCCCCGCCACCCTCCTGGCGCGAGTACCACATATCACATGCTCAAATGTCCGCAGGGTCAAGACATCGTGCCGATTTTTTGGGCCGGGCGTGTTCAAACCTGCGTTCCGCTTTCGGAACGGGCAGTTTTCTTCGGATCAGTGCAGTGGATGATCAAAAAAGCGACAGGCAGTCGGTCCTGCCTGTAGGGTAAGCGGCCACATGTCGGGGCTTGACCCCGGCAAGCCCGAAGTTGAAAAGTCCTTCAACGACATTCCTCAGACGGATTCTCCCATGAACGATAAGAAGAGTTTTCTGGCCGACGCCGGAACCAACACGCGGCTCGCTCACATCGGTAACGACCCAGCGGATTATCACGGTTTCGTGAACCCTCCGGTGGTTCATGCGTCCACGGTGCTTTTTCCAAATGCCCGGACCATGGAGACACGGAACCAGAAATATACGTACGGCACGCGCGGCACGCCGACCACAGATGCCCTTTGCGAAGCGATTGATGACCTCGAAGGTTCGGCCGGCACAATCCTCGTCCCCTCGGGCCTGGCTGCGGTCACCGTTCCTTTCCTGGCATTCCTGTCCAGCGGCGATCACGCGTTGATTGTCGATTCAGTCTATTTTCCGACCCGCCATTTCTGCGACACGATGCTGAAACGTCTGGGCGTTTCGGTCGATTACTACGATCCGATGATCGGGGCGGGCATCGAGGCGCTGATCAAGCCGAGCACAAAGCTGGTGCATACGGAAGCTCCTGGCTCCAACACTTTTGAAATGCAGGATATCAGCGCAATCAGCGCCGTGGCCCATCGTCATGGCTGCGTCGTGACGATGGACAATACCTGGGCGACGCCTCTCTATTTCAGGCCCTTGGATCATGGCGTGGACATCTCCATCCATGCCTCCACGAAGTATCCGTCAGGCCATTCCGACATTCTTCTTGGCACGGTATCGGCGAATGCAAAGTACTGGGAGCAGCTGAAGGAAGCCAACATTACGCTCGGCATCTGTGGTGCACCCGATGACAGCTACCAGATCTTGCGCGGCCTGCGCACCATGGGTGTCCGGCTGGAGCGCCACCAGGAAAGTGCGCTCAACATTGCACGCTGGCTCGATGAGCGCGAGGACGTCGCCCGTGTTCTGCATCCTGCATTGCCGAGCTTTCCCGGACACGATCTCTGGAAGCGCGATTTCAAGGGCGCAAGCGGCATCTTCTCCTTCGTCCTGAATGTTGATAGCGCCGACCAGTTCAAGACAAAGGCACATGCCTTCCTTGATGCGTTGCGTCTTTTCGGGCTTGGCTACTCCTGGGGCGGATATGAAAGCCTGGCCTTGCAGGTCGGTCTCTCGGACCGACGCATCTGCACGGCGCCCGTCGAAGGTCCAGTGCTGCGGCTGCAGATCGGCCTTGAAGATGTGGCCGATATCCGCAGGGACATCGAGGCAGGCCTTGCAGCTGCAGCTGCCGTCTGAGCCACTTCAGTCCTGAGGCTGATACCCGTAGAGCCAATCGAAATCGGCGGCCAGATTTTCGGGCCGCCGAAGCGAGAGCATGATGTCGCGCCCGAGGCGAAACGGCCCGGCGGCATGGTAGGCAAAGCGATTGAAAGCGCCGCGCGAGCGAACCCGCGCGATGCGGGGGCGGCGATGCTGGCTGAATGCCGCGAGCGCCGCCTGCTGATCCGAAATCTCGGACAGGAAATGCGCGAGTTCAAAGGCATCCTCGATCGCCATCGCAGCGCCCTGTGCTGCAAACGGCATCATCGCATGGGCGGCATCGCCGATCAGTATGGTGTGTCCAGAATGGTGCCAGGAACCCTCGGTCACCTCGTGCAAGGGCCACCTCGTGATTTCGGGTGCGTTGAGAACAAGCCCGCGGAGATCGGGATGCCATCCGGAAAGGGCGTGCGCGAGCTCATCTCGGTCGGTTACATTCGTGGCCCAGTTTTCGTTTTCCGCAGCACCTTTAGAGATCGCCACGAGATTAAACCGCGAAGCTGTCAGCGGATAGGCGACAAGATGGGCGCCACTCCCCAGAAAAGCAGTGACGCGGCGGGCGTCGAGGCTGCCCGGGAGATCTGCCTCCCGTAACGTCATGCGCCAGGCAATATTGCCGGAAAATTTAGATATTCCAGCAGTTTCCAATCTTTTTCTTGTCTTTGACCAGACGCCATCGGCGCCCAAGAGCAGGCGATATCCCTCAGGTGGACGCCCGGCATCGACGGTCTCACCCATTCGAAGTGTGCAGAGGGGTTCGGCTTTGACGGCATCCAGAAGAACGCGCTGGAGATCGCCGCGGTGGAGAACGGCGTAAGGTGCTCCCCAGCGTTCTCTCGCAAAGCGACCACAGGGAACGGTAGCGATCGTGCGCAACGACCTGCCGTCAGCAAGGGACACGCTTTCGGGAAGTCGCCACACGGTTTCCAGTGCCGGCAGAAGACCGAGCTTGTCGAGAATGCGTGTTGCATTGGGGGAGAGCTGAAGTCCCGCCCCGATCTCGCTCAAGGCCTGCGCCTGATCGAATATCGCAACGGTAAAGCCCTTGCGGGCAAGTGACAGCGCTGCTGTCAGGCCGGCAATGCCGGCCCCCGCGATCATGATGGGACCGGTTTCAGCCATGGGGGTGCGACTGTCAGAAGAGGAAGATCGCTATCGCGATCAGGCTGCCTTGTCTGCAAAGGTGCAGCCGTCAGGAACGGTCTGGTTCGCCTTGAGTTGCGGATTGTAGCGATAAAGCGTCGAGCAGTAGGAGCAGACCTTTTCGTTGTCGTCGCCCATGTCGATGTAGATATGCGGGTGGTCGTAAGGAACGGATGCTCCGGTGCACATGAATTCCTTGACGCCGATTTCGATCACCCGGTGACCGCCGTCGTTCTGGAAATGGGGAATACCGTGCCCGGCCATGAGATGCTCCACTTGCAAGTTTTAAAGTTCGTCTGTTGGCGCGCACCATAGAAAGCTTTGACGCAAAAGTGTAGCGGCAAAGATGTCGCTGCCCGCCGTTTTTTCGGGATCAGGGGTTTTCTCCCGGCGGCAGAGGGCATAGGTTCCGGCCGAATTCAGACCTGCCGGATATCTCCCATGGATCTCAACCCGCCACCATTTTCGCCGTTCAGCCATGACGGATTGTCGATTGCCTATTTCGACGAAGGCGACCCGTCGGGCGAACCTGTGCTCCTCATCCACGGTTTTGCCTCGAGTGCCAACGTCAACTGGGTTTTTCCCGGATGGCTGAAGACGCTCGGCGACGCCGGCTATCGTGTTATTGCGTTCGATCATCGCGGCCATGGCGCCAGCAGCAAGCCGCATGATCCCGCGCTTTATCATCCGCAGTCCATGGCGGCGGATGCCGTGGCGCTGCTCGATCACCTTGGCATCGCGACGGCTAATGTCATGGGTTATTCGATGGGCGCGCGTGTTACCGCCTTCATGGCACTTGCCCATCCCCATCGGGTTCGCACGGTGATTTTCGGCGGGCTTGGCATCGGCATGGTCACGGGCGTTGGCGACTGGGATCCAATTGCGGGTGCCCTGCTTGCGCCGTCGCTGGATGATGTAACTCACGAGCGGGGACGAATGTTCAGGGCTTTTGCCGAGCAGACGAAGAGCGACCGCCTGGCACTGGCTGCCTGTATCTCCACCTCACGCGACCTGCTGACGGCCGAGGATATGGGACGTATCGATATTCCCGCGCTCATAGGTGTGGGCACGAAAGATGACATCGCCGGTTCCGCCCAGGAGCTTGCCGACATCATGCCCCATGCGACGGCGATCGATATCCCCGGACGTGACCACATGCTGGCCGTCGGCGACCGGGTTTTCAAGAAAGCCGTATTGGAATTCTTGACCACATTCGGCCACGGCTGACGAAGCGGGCAGCCGCCCATTTCTATTGGCGGAAATTTGCCTTATATCTGAGACGACGACGGACTACGAAGGAGAGCGACGATGGTCGCCAGGACAGATATTCGCCCGACCGAAACCGTGAAGGTCATGGATCCCATTTGGGACAGCCTTCAGGAAGAGGCGCGCGTTGCCGCGATGCAGGATCCGCTGCTGGCGGCATTTCTCTATTCGACCGTGATCAACCAGCGTTCGCTGGAAGATGCCGTGATCTATCGGATCTGCGAACGCCTCGACCATCCGGATCTGCAGGCCAACCTGTTGCGCCAGACCTTCGCGGAGATGCTTGAGGAGTGGCCCGAATGGGGCTCGATCCTGCGCGTCGACATTCAGGCGGTCTATGATCGCGATCCCGCCTGCACGCGGTTCATCGAAGCCGTTCTGTATTTCAAGGGCTTCCATGCCCTGCAGACACATCGGCTCGCCCACTGGCTGCTTGAGCGTGGCCGGCGTGATTTTGCCCTTTACCTGCAAAGCCGTTCGTCTTCCGTATTCCAGACGGATATCAATCCGGCAGCCCGCATTGGCAAGGGCATCTTCCTCGACCACGCGACAGGCCTCGTCGTCGGCGAGACTGCCGTTATCGGAGACAACGTCTCGATCCTCCACGGCGTCACGCTCGGTGGCACTGGCAAGGAAGGCAGCGATCGCCACCCCAAGATCGGCAACGGTGTGCTGATCGGCGCTGGTGCGAAGATTCTCGGAAACATTCATATCGGCCACTGCTCGCGTGTTGCGGCCGGTTCCGTCGTGTTGAAGGCAGTGCCTCCGAAGACCACTGTTGCAGGGGTTCCTGCCCGTGTGGTGGGCGAGGCGGGATGTTCCGAACCTTCGCGTTCCATGGATCAGATTCTGGCCGCCTACGAGATCTGATCTGTCTCGCGTACATTGCGCTTCTGGACGACCGCTTGATCCGGCGGGAATTGACAGGTAGCGGCGCCTTTATGGGTTTACACCGCTTTGGCCAGTGTGCGAGAAACGGCGCAAATCAAAACCGCCATGGAGAAAAGACTTGAAGCCCGAAGAAATCCGCAAGCTGGAAGCTTATTTCAAGCGCACCTTCAACCAGTCGATGGTCATCAAGGCGCGTCCGCGCAAGGATGAATCGGCGGAAGTTTACCTCGGCGACGAGTTCCTGGGAGTCGTCTTCCGGGATGAGGAAGACGGTGAGCTTTCCTACAACTTCTCGATGGCAATACTCGATATCGACCTGTAAGTCGAAGATATCGCCTTGAAGCATTTTTAACCCGGCTTGATGATTTCAAGCCGGGTTTTTTGTAAAAATAATACTTTTCATATTGGTTTTTGAAGAATTTTTGAAAAAATCTTGAAGTTTAAGTCAAGTCGTTGGGTTGTAAGTCTTTTATTGCATTGCACGCATATCTTGACTTTTTTGTGCGGTGCATATAAATTACGAACATCCGCGGGCCGACAATAAGGAGCACCCAATGTTCAATTTCGACGAAGCCAACAAGAAGAGCAAGGAAACGATGGACACCGTGCTGAAAAGCTACGCGTCGGTCTCCAAGGGGTTCCAGGCCATAGCAACAGAAGCCGCCGATTATTCGAAGAAGTCCTTCGAAGAGGGCGTCGCCCATCTCGAAAAAATTACCTCCGTGAAGAGCGTTGAGGCTGCTTTCGAACTGCAGACCAACTATTTCAAATCCGCCTATGAAGCTTACGTCGCTGAAGCCACCAAGCTCGGCGAAATGTATGCCGATCTCGCCAAGGACGCCTACAAGCCTTACGAGGCGCCTGTTGCCAAGGCGACCGCTGCCGTCAAGGCTGCCGCTGCCTGATCGACGTTTCAGTTATTAGTGCATATATGACCGGTCGTGGTTTCCACGGCCGGTTTTTTGTTGTTCATCGGTGTGCTCCCACAACGCTCAAGCATGAGAAAAGTAGTCAATCTTCGTGATGACGACGCAATTGTGATTGCAGTGCAGAAGAACAGCCTTAAAATCCGAAAAAGAACCACTAGATTATGTGTCACGTAGGGTCGCGGACCAACTCGCCCTCGCGCGATACGACCAAGGGAATGAAGACGCATGAAAGTGATGCCGGTCCGGATGCAAAAAGAGGGTGACGGGGACGCCGGGAATGGCAACCGTGGTACCTCTGTTATCACCCGGACAAAGCCAAAGACCAAGAAGCCCAGCCTTTATCGAGTCCTGCTTCTGAACGACGACTACACGCCCATGGAGTTCGTGATCCATATTCTGGAGCGTTTTTTCCAGAAGGATCGCGAAGCGGCGACCCTGATTATGCTGCATGTTCACAATCACGGCGTGGGCGAGTGCGGTGTCTTTACCTATGAGGTCGCCGAAACCAAAGTGACGCAAGTGATGGATTTTGCCCGACAGCATCAGCATCCCCTGCAATGCGTCATGGAAAAGAAATGAGGAACGAACGTGCCAACATTTTCGACCAGCCTTGAAAAGGCGCTGCACCAGGCTCTGACACTGGCCAACGAGCGTCATCACGAATACGCGACGCTGGAGCATCTGCTCCTGGCGCTGATCGATGATTCGGATGCGGCGGCGGTTATGGGGGCCTGCAACGTCAACCTCGACAGCCTTCGCAAGACGGTGTCTGATTATGTCGATAACGAACTCGGCAACCTGGTGACGGGCTATGACGAAGATTCCAAACCGACAGCCGGCTTCCAGCGCGTCATCCAGCGCGCTGTCATCCATGTACAATCGTCCGGCCGGGAAGAGGTGACGGGTGCTAACGTACTCGTTGCGATCTTCGCCGAGCGCGAAAGCCACGCTGCATATTTCCTGCAGGAGCAGGAGATGACCCGTTACGATGCGGTCAACTTCATCTCGCACGGCATCGGCAAGCGGCCGGGAGCCTCGGAAACACGCACGCCGCGTGGTGCCGATGAGCCCGAATCGGAGCAGAAGGCTCCGCGCGGGGATCCGGAGGAGAGCGGCGCCAAGAAGCAGCAGGACGCCCTGACCGCCTATTGCGTCAATCTCAACGAGAAGGCCAAGGTCGGCAAGATCGATCCGTTGATCGGCCGCCACGCCGAGGTCAACCGCACGATCCAGATCTTGTGCCGTCGCTCTAAGAACAACCCGCTCTATGTAGGTGATCCCGGCGTCGGCAAGACGGCAATAGCCGAAGGTCTGGCCAAGCGCATTGTCGAAAAGAAAGTGCCGGAAGCGTTGCAGGATGCGACCATCTTCTCGCTCGACATGGGTACACTGCTCGCCGGCACCCGCTATCGCGGTGACTTCGAAGAGCGCCTGAAGCAGGTCGTCAAGGAACTGGAAGATTATCCGGGCGCGGTGCTGTTCATCGATGAAATCCACACCGTCATCGGAGCGGGCGCAACCTCGGGCGGCGCCATGGATGCGTCGAACCTGTTGAAGCCGGCTCTGTCCTCCGGGGCGATCCGCTGCATTGGCTCGACCACCTACAAGGAATATCGCCAGTTCTTTGAAAAGGACCGGGCGCTTGTCCGTCGCTTCCAGAAGATCGATGTCAACGAGCCAACGATCGACGATGCCATCGAGATCATGAAGGGTTTGAAGCCCTACTTCGAAGACTATCACAAGTTGAGATACTCCAACGAGGCGATCAAGTCGGCCGTCGAGCTTTCTGCCCGCT
This genomic stretch from Pararhizobium capsulatum DSM 1112 harbors:
- a CDS encoding alpha/beta fold hydrolase is translated as MDLNPPPFSPFSHDGLSIAYFDEGDPSGEPVLLIHGFASSANVNWVFPGWLKTLGDAGYRVIAFDHRGHGASSKPHDPALYHPQSMAADAVALLDHLGIATANVMGYSMGARVTAFMALAHPHRVRTVIFGGLGIGMVTGVGDWDPIAGALLAPSLDDVTHERGRMFRAFAEQTKSDRLALAACISTSRDLLTAEDMGRIDIPALIGVGTKDDIAGSAQELADIMPHATAIDIPGRDHMLAVGDRVFKKAVLEFLTTFGHG
- a CDS encoding amino acid ABC transporter permease; the protein is MSQHSFVRGEIIGPSTPPINESGVFFWLRKNLFATPKDTILTLIGLLLIGWFLPPVINWLFIDAAWTGGGRGVCATVAQGGTQPEGWSGACWAFVGAKLDQFAFGRYPVAERWRPMLVAILFVALLVPMLIPKAPYKNLNAILLFAVLPFVSFFLLVGGFFGLEHVETALWGGLMVTLILSFVGIVVSLPLGIILALGRRSKMPVIKLLSTVFIEIVRGIPLITVLFMASVMLPLFMPPGTPFDKFLRALIGVSLFAAAYMAEVIRGGLQAIPKGQSEGADSLGLSYWQKMRLIILPQALKLVIPGIVNTFIGMFKDTSLVSIISMFDLLGIVRLNFSDANWASPVTPLTGLVFAGFIFWLFCFGMSRYSGFMERMLDKGHKR
- a CDS encoding amino acid ABC transporter substrate-binding protein, with the protein product MGKKILTALIGAAVMGIGTHGASASTLDDVKAKGFVQCGVNTGLAGFASPDASGNWSGFDVDYCKAIAAAIFGDATKVKYTPTSAKDRFPALQSGEVDVLARNTTWTINRDTALGFNFRPVNYYDGQGFMVRKSLNVKSALELSGAAVCVQTGTTTELNLADYFKANNMQYNPVVFEKLEEVNAAYDAGRCDVYTTDQSGLYSLRLTLSAPDDHVILPEIISKEPLGPAVRQGDDQWFDIVSWVHYALINAEDFGITQANVEEMKKSPNPDVQRFLGVEADTKIGTDLGLENDWAAKIITAVGNYGEVFDRNIGAGSPLKIERGLNALWSKGGIQYAPPVR
- a CDS encoding amino acid ABC transporter permease, whose translation is MTVDAMNPSGKSRSTGSILNDPNVRGIAYQILTMALLILFIYWVSANTIENLKRANIASGYGFLNGRAGFDLGQSLVPFSSDSTYGRALYVGFLNTLLVAITGIVTATIIGFIVGIGRLSHNWLIAKLSMIYVEVFRNIPPLLVIFFWYSGVLAVLPQPRESLVLPFSMFINNRGLAFPKPVFADGAQFIFYALVIGIIAAIFVARAANRRQMATGQRFPVLWANLGLIIGLPLLVYLLTGMPISFDVPVAGKFNLTGGSVMGPEFLSLFLALSFYTAAFIAEIVRAGIRGVSKGQTEAAEALGIRSGLATRLVVVPQAMRIIIPPLTSQYLNLTKNSSLAIAIGYADLVAVGGTILNQTGQSVEIVSIWLVVYLSLSLITSVFMNWFNARMALVER
- a CDS encoding DUF4384 domain-containing protein codes for the protein MELRVERGRLTAYDTGDVAISLQPGPDLKPGDVFTISVTSNHDGQLVLLDVDAKGMATQIFPNTLAKKITSLTAGQPLTLPDPYYGFDFEAEGEGENMLVALVVEDDVDLTPVVPKEQGLSHKIDAREALSDIVARLRKVWTGDAENRGTAWYAGTLKYRID
- a CDS encoding cystathionine beta-lyase, producing the protein MNDKKSFLADAGTNTRLAHIGNDPADYHGFVNPPVVHASTVLFPNARTMETRNQKYTYGTRGTPTTDALCEAIDDLEGSAGTILVPSGLAAVTVPFLAFLSSGDHALIVDSVYFPTRHFCDTMLKRLGVSVDYYDPMIGAGIEALIKPSTKLVHTEAPGSNTFEMQDISAISAVAHRHGCVVTMDNTWATPLYFRPLDHGVDISIHASTKYPSGHSDILLGTVSANAKYWEQLKEANITLGICGAPDDSYQILRGLRTMGVRLERHQESALNIARWLDEREDVARVLHPALPSFPGHDLWKRDFKGASGIFSFVLNVDSADQFKTKAHAFLDALRLFGLGYSWGGYESLALQVGLSDRRICTAPVEGPVLRLQIGLEDVADIRRDIEAGLAAAAAV
- a CDS encoding zinc-finger domain-containing protein; its protein translation is MAGHGIPHFQNDGGHRVIEIGVKEFMCTGASVPYDHPHIYIDMGDDNEKVCSYCSTLYRYNPQLKANQTVPDGCTFADKAA
- a CDS encoding amino acid ABC transporter ATP-binding protein; the protein is MANEAVKPKLQVSATDVAVEITNMNKWYGDFHVLRDINLKVMKGERIVIAGPSGSGKSTMIRCINRLEEHQKGQILVDGIELTNDLKKIDEVRREVGMVFQHFNLFPHLTILENCTLAPIWVRKMPKKDAEEVAMHYLKRVKIPEQAHKYPGQLSGGQQQRVAIARSLCMKPKIMLFDEPTSALDPEMVKEVLDTMVSLAEEGMTMLCVTHEMGFARQVANRVIFMDQGQIVEQNSPAEFFDNPQHERTRLFLSQILH
- a CDS encoding FAD-dependent monooxygenase, which gives rise to MAETGPIMIAGAGIAGLTAALSLARKGFTVAIFDQAQALSEIGAGLQLSPNATRILDKLGLLPALETVWRLPESVSLADGRSLRTIATVPCGRFARERWGAPYAVLHRGDLQRVLLDAVKAEPLCTLRMGETVDAGRPPEGYRLLLGADGVWSKTRKRLETAGISKFSGNIAWRMTLREADLPGSLDARRVTAFLGSGAHLVAYPLTASRFNLVAISKGAAENENWATNVTDRDELAHALSGWHPDLRGLVLNAPEITRWPLHEVTEGSWHHSGHTILIGDAAHAMMPFAAQGAAMAIEDAFELAHFLSEISDQQAALAAFSQHRRPRIARVRSRGAFNRFAYHAAGPFRLGRDIMLSLRRPENLAADFDWLYGYQPQD